A genomic segment from Colletotrichum higginsianum IMI 349063 chromosome 5, whole genome shotgun sequence encodes:
- a CDS encoding Carboxylic ester hydrolase — protein MIWKTSTAATLLQAVNAALHNSIIQTQNGPVQGYPAFNSTPANISLTNWGNITVWKGIPFAATTAGENRFKAPQPVSAWNSTLQAKNWGNVCPSTLFFGGDEYTIDEDCLNLNVWSAANSTDAKLPVVMWSYPAASTAANALFDGAGMADKGVVFVNYNYRTGSFGWLASPELNEERLGTVGSNSSGNWGMLDQFAALQWVHENIANFGGDPDHITVMGQSAGSAATYHILNSPLHGITIKNAIIESGVRDPHDPLCTSLAENYRTLEVNIETGLGYMASLNCSDIACMRALPMDNLVTSFMDSDFEFTATLDYYAMPDTYLNTLQKGIAQDVPIMTGNTRDESGATYGLNITLATYLTNLNQTYGSTWKDRFFAAYPANDSATASASYNAQFTDRSKVGTYFWSQLWSANATSPVYNYIWDHAPPGQTQGAYHESEINYVLNNLTTRLRRP, from the exons ATGATTTGGAAAACGTCAACTGCTGCCACGTTACTTCAGGCAGTCAATGCAGCCCTCCATAATAGCATCATCCAGACGCAAAATGGCCCTGTCCAGGGTTATCCTGCCTTCAACAGCACACCTGCAAACATATCTCTTACCAACTGGGGAAATATTACCGTCTGGAAAGGCATTCCCTTTGCCGCAACTACCGCTGGCGAGAACCGCTTCAAAGCACCCCAGCCCGTTTCCGCGTGGAACTCGACTCTTCAAGCCAAGAATTGGGGAAACGTTTGTCCTTCCACTCTCTTCTTTGGTGGTGATGAGTACACTATCGACGAGGACTGTCTGAACCTCAACGTTTGGAGCGCAGCAAATTCAACAGACGCCAAGTTGCCAGTCGTCATGTGGAGTTATCCCGCCGCTTCAACCGCTGCGAACGCTCTCTTCGATGGAGCTGGAATGGCCGACAAAGGCGTTGTGTTCGTCAACTACAACTACCGCACTGGGTCTTTCGGATGGCTTGCATCGCCTGAGCTCAACGAGGAGAGGCTCGGTACCGTTGGATCCAATAGTTCCGGCAACTGGGGAATGCTTGATCAATTCGCTGCCCTACAATGGGTCCATGAGAACATTGCCAACTTCGGCGGTGATCCGGACCATATCACAGTCATGGGCCAGTCTGCTGGTTCCGCCGCCACTTACCATATCCTTAACAGCCCTTTGCACGGCATCACCATCAAAAACGCAATCATTGAGAGCGGCGTTCGCGATCCCCACGATCCCTTATGCACCAGCCTGGCTGAGAACTACCGGACTTTAGAAGTCAACATTGAGACCGGGTTGGGCTACATGGCCTCTCTGAACTGCTCCGATATTGCGTGCATGCGAGCCCTACCCATGGACAACCTCGTCACTTCATTTATGGATTCCGATTTCGAATTCACAGCTACGCTGGATTACTACGCCATGCCGGATACCTACCTCAACACTTTGCAGAAGGGTATCGCGCAAGACGTTCCTATCATGACCGGTAATACGCGCGATGAGAGCGGCGCAACCTACGGACTCAACATCACACTTGCAACCTACCTTACCAATCTGAATCAGACATACGGTAGCACCTGGAAAGACAGATTCTTTGCCGCCTACCCCGCCAACGATTCGGCCACTGCATCTGCCTCCTACAACGCGCAGTTCACCGACCGCTCCAAGGTCGGCACCTACTTCTGGTCACAGCTGTGGTCTGCTAACGCCACTTCACCTGTTTATAACTACATCTGGGACCACGCACCTCCTGGTCAGACCCAGGGTGCATACCACGAGAGTGAGATCAATTACGTGCTGAACAACTT GACTACGAGATTGCGGAGACCATGA